A region of the Rhodospirillales bacterium genome:
GACCCACGCACGACGATATTACGACCGAATGCGTGGCTGCAGCGATGGGGGTCGAGGTGGAGCGGAACGCCGAGGCCCACCGCCGTCTCCGGGCGCATTACAAGGGTACCGAGCTCGAACTGAACGAAGCCAGGCTCCGGATGGCGGACATTCCAGTGGGGGCAACGCTGATCGACAATCCGGTTTCCGCGGCACCCGGATTCCGGCTGGCGAACGTGTTCGTGTTGGCCGGGGTGCCGGCCATCATGAAGGCCATGCTCGCGGTCCTGGAGCCGCAATTGGTGCGCGGTCCGCCGCTTCGCTCGCGTACGCTCGTGGTGAATCGGCCAGAAGGGTTGATCGCAGACGACCTGGCAGCCGTCGCCGCGGAATATCCCGACGTCGATATAGGCTCATATCCGTTTTATCGCCCTCCTGATA
Encoded here:
- a CDS encoding molybdopterin-binding protein encodes the protein MPSQQAPTAAMLVIGNEILSGRTQDKNVAHVANRMSDLGVRLSEVRVVPDVRDRIVTAVQELSSAWDYLITTGGIGPTHDDITTECVAAAMGVEVERNAEAHRRLRAHYKGTELELNEARLRMADIPVGATLIDNPVSAAPGFRLANVFVLAGVPAIMKAMLAVLEPQLVRGPPLRSRTLVVNRPEGLIADDLAAVAAEYPDVDIGSYPFYRPPDIGTSLVLRATDTERLGQCADAVRRFLTRLGAPFREEP